From Spirosoma aerolatum, one genomic window encodes:
- a CDS encoding amino acid adenylation domain-containing protein — METSRQTTPLIPPLDYKGPDNLPFKALPTTSSEVTISRLFADQVACQPDRVAIVDGALSCTYAQLMVKTRQIAQALRACKLSPGAPVGLWMEKSVNAIAALLAVLAEGHPYVPFDLAMPAQRNASILSHAGVQWLIGYQSDLQKAPLSLNQLVIEDIEISDPDLPFDCIGGPDHLAYILYTSGTTGRPKGVYQNQRGVLHDVAQYVNSIHLGPLDRHTLLYSLSVIGSVRDVLGTLLTGGSMHLYHPTKQGLAGITDFLLTQQITVFHSLPLLFRGFLSVARKAYFPAIRLVYLAGDRIYRADVERYRASFRATARLYVGIGSTENTTLYRQWFLDHQTELDNELIPVGYAVPDRLMQLQDSDGHEVEVGEIGEIVVTSAYVALGYWNDDELTKKAFRPSGSQRTFRTGDLGRIRPDGLLEFIGRRDRQLKLSGYRVEPAEIEAVLLRAPGVSSAAILLREPVAHSCLVAYVTLQEGSHLASVRQFALDQLPAHMVPIAWEIIETLPVLSNFKIDYEALARLDAIRYEQQQTKQPHPQGASTEQVLRKIWCRYASAYSFDEDLSWRNGGGSSFNSLLLLIDLEEQFGCALPIDWFHNQMRPSQLHIQLQQRLTLSQTGQKESSVYFVVFRPLYGMREGTYQFIQQLRTIGTVQIIHYPDFAQQSRGTFSAQSFIGQIKAQFDHLPAQAHLVGICSGCIVAHEIAHWLAGINRPMGQLIYIDHPPAGAEMSWWPQLVDTWQNRSIHALPLRLLRTLSRPLYQRLIVMYTARKPQMYAEAFVHLMTRTTRPSSLCQPIILVQCADMASKYGNRLGWDRYVSGMHLIQLPYLHIQMFRVSNNLTSLVAQLNDLLSPDSKSVSY, encoded by the coding sequence ATGGAAACAAGTCGCCAAACTACCCCGCTGATACCACCCTTAGATTATAAGGGGCCGGACAATCTTCCGTTTAAAGCACTTCCGACCACCAGTTCGGAAGTCACTATATCCCGGCTTTTTGCGGATCAGGTAGCCTGTCAGCCTGACCGGGTGGCGATTGTGGATGGGGCCTTGAGTTGTACGTATGCGCAGTTGATGGTCAAGACCCGACAGATTGCTCAAGCCCTCAGAGCCTGTAAGCTGTCACCCGGGGCACCAGTTGGTCTGTGGATGGAAAAATCAGTTAATGCAATTGCCGCGTTGCTGGCTGTGTTAGCGGAGGGACATCCCTACGTGCCATTTGACCTGGCAATGCCTGCTCAACGCAATGCGTCCATTCTGAGCCATGCAGGTGTTCAATGGCTAATTGGTTATCAATCCGATCTACAAAAGGCTCCCCTTTCCCTAAACCAACTTGTTATAGAAGATATCGAAATCAGTGACCCCGATCTCCCTTTTGACTGTATTGGTGGCCCCGATCATCTGGCTTATATACTCTATACGTCAGGCACCACTGGACGCCCTAAAGGCGTTTACCAGAATCAGCGGGGCGTTTTACACGACGTAGCGCAGTATGTTAATTCCATTCATCTGGGTCCTCTCGATCGTCACACATTGTTGTATTCGTTATCAGTCATCGGCTCCGTCAGGGATGTTCTGGGAACGTTACTGACCGGCGGCAGTATGCATCTATACCACCCGACTAAACAGGGGCTGGCGGGCATCACTGATTTTCTACTGACGCAGCAGATTACCGTATTTCACTCGCTGCCGTTGTTATTTCGTGGCTTTTTGAGCGTGGCGAGGAAGGCTTACTTTCCCGCTATTCGATTAGTTTATCTAGCGGGTGATCGTATATATCGGGCAGATGTGGAACGCTATCGGGCCAGTTTTCGGGCAACAGCCCGGCTCTATGTGGGTATTGGCTCCACCGAGAACACGACCCTTTACCGGCAGTGGTTTTTGGATCATCAGACCGAGCTGGACAACGAACTGATTCCTGTTGGATATGCCGTGCCGGACCGACTGATGCAACTTCAGGATTCTGATGGACATGAGGTGGAAGTTGGCGAAATTGGCGAAATTGTGGTTACCAGCGCCTACGTGGCCTTAGGCTATTGGAACGATGATGAATTGACCAAAAAGGCATTTCGCCCATCGGGATCTCAGCGTACGTTCCGTACAGGGGATTTAGGACGCATCCGGCCTGATGGACTACTGGAGTTTATCGGACGCCGGGATCGACAATTAAAATTGTCGGGTTACCGGGTCGAACCCGCCGAAATTGAAGCGGTCCTACTTAGAGCACCCGGGGTAAGCAGTGCTGCCATCTTACTAAGAGAGCCTGTAGCCCATTCTTGTCTGGTCGCCTATGTTACCCTTCAGGAAGGTAGTCATCTAGCCAGTGTACGCCAGTTTGCCCTAGATCAGTTGCCAGCGCACATGGTACCAATCGCGTGGGAAATTATTGAGACACTGCCAGTACTTTCTAATTTCAAAATCGATTATGAAGCGCTGGCCCGGTTGGATGCAATTCGCTATGAGCAACAACAGACCAAGCAACCCCACCCTCAGGGAGCATCGACGGAGCAAGTGCTTCGAAAGATCTGGTGCCGATATGCATCTGCGTATTCTTTTGACGAAGACTTGAGCTGGCGTAACGGTGGCGGTTCCTCCTTTAATTCGCTGCTGTTGCTGATCGATCTGGAAGAGCAATTTGGTTGTGCATTGCCCATCGACTGGTTCCATAACCAGATGCGCCCTAGTCAACTACACATCCAGTTACAGCAGCGATTGACGCTGTCTCAGACAGGTCAAAAAGAATCGTCTGTTTACTTTGTCGTGTTTAGGCCACTATACGGTATGCGCGAAGGAACTTACCAATTTATTCAGCAGCTACGAACGATTGGTACTGTGCAAATTATTCATTATCCGGACTTTGCCCAACAATCACGGGGTACATTTTCGGCCCAATCATTTATCGGCCAGATCAAAGCCCAGTTTGATCATTTACCGGCTCAGGCTCATCTGGTGGGCATTTGTAGCGGCTGCATCGTAGCTCATGAAATAGCTCATTGGCTGGCTGGTATAAATCGACCAATGGGTCAACTTATTTATATCGATCATCCACCCGCAGGTGCCGAGATGAGCTGGTGGCCCCAACTAGTCGATACCTGGCAAAACAGGTCAATACATGCCCTTCCCCTGCGGCTGCTTCGGACGCTTTCGCGACCCCTTTACCAACGTTTAATTGTAATGTATACAGCCCGTAAGCCCCAGATGTATGCCGAAGCGTTTGTCCATCTGATGACCCGGACAACTCGTCCGTCCTCTCTGTGTCAGCCTATTATACTGGTTCAATGTGCAGATATGGCCAGCAAGTATGGGAATCGGTTAGGTTGGGATCGATATGTGTCGGGCATGCACCTTATCCAGCTACCCTATTTGCACATACAAATGTTCAGGGTATCTAACAACTTAACCAGCTTGGTAGCCCAGCTGAATGACTTGTTAAGCCCTGATAGCAAATCGGTTAGTTACTAA
- a CDS encoding DUF3050 domain-containing protein, which yields MQPIDRLKAVIEPFRQEIINHKVYSAIKTIDDLTVFMQYHVYAVWDFMSLLKTLQNNLTCTSVPWFPRGSADTRYLINEIVAGEESDIDLLGERKSHFEMYLDAMQQAGADSSQIMRFLSTLQENGSLEKALLNSETPTAASDFVRYTFDVIHSQKPHLQSAVFTFGREDLIPGMFLSMIQDLNTNFPGNISQFTYYLERHIEVDGDHHSHLALQMTANLCGDNQTFWQEAEQATIASLQQRIRLWDGVYETLLTNQSVAQPVPADLG from the coding sequence ATGCAACCAATTGACCGACTAAAAGCAGTAATCGAGCCCTTCCGGCAGGAAATCATCAACCATAAGGTCTATTCGGCCATTAAAACCATCGACGATCTGACCGTTTTCATGCAGTACCACGTCTATGCGGTTTGGGACTTCATGTCATTACTCAAAACATTACAGAATAATCTGACCTGTACCTCGGTACCCTGGTTTCCAAGGGGTTCAGCCGATACGCGTTACCTCATCAATGAAATCGTAGCGGGCGAAGAGTCGGACATTGATCTGCTGGGTGAGCGGAAAAGCCATTTCGAAATGTATCTGGATGCCATGCAGCAAGCTGGTGCAGACAGTAGCCAGATAATGCGCTTTCTATCGACCTTACAGGAAAACGGTTCACTCGAAAAAGCTCTTCTTAACTCAGAAACACCAACGGCCGCCAGTGATTTCGTCCGCTATACGTTTGATGTTATCCATAGCCAGAAACCGCATCTGCAATCAGCGGTGTTTACATTTGGTCGGGAAGATCTGATTCCGGGTATGTTTCTATCGATGATTCAGGATTTGAATACCAATTTCCCCGGCAATATTTCACAGTTTACCTATTACCTCGAACGGCATATTGAAGTGGATGGAGACCACCATAGCCACCTGGCCCTACAAATGACCGCGAATTTATGTGGAGATAATCAAACCTTCTGGCAAGAGGCCGAACAGGCGACCATTGCTTCACTCCAGCAACGCATTCGCCTTTGGGATGGGGTGTACGAAACCCTGCTGACGAATCAATCAGTTGCTCAACCCGTTCCTGCTGATCTGGGTTAA
- a CDS encoding YceI family protein — protein MNYSRVYALFLTFVFCTSCGQKTNVPKDNIKSEIKDIGPNIMVRNIKKGRNGTILIAGPNNSSFGDVFRYDPSRAGEKSFTNLTSKLGQHIFWDALEDRRGNSWFTTTDSGVYYDNGKSIQHFTTTEGLANNRVTSVYEDRVGIIWFGTAGGVSRYDGRSFRNFTSPNAPLFFKDRNWNNDIHTIIEDRAGKLWVGTRGDAFVYDGKKFTTLTHKGEPFLDVWAIMEDRKGTIWLSGYNGFKVGRTGGLYRYDGSSFTKVSERGAYAIIQDKKGNIWTTGPVNPANWTVQALSRYDATSLYSNNPTITEIRSGRTFLGLLEANDGSIWFGDATGVYRYDGKTITDFYNKEGQKKYSIDTKQSVIVWKGSRLLGGWEGTTFLGDGTSTGDVDIVKGHLLIDNRHLVGGAVEVDMNTIEKFDDQPLRNKLPPFFDVKKFPVSTFTITKVETGNDGNTKVPTDGSIKVTTDGNIKVTGNLTIEGITKAVTFPVKMNFKDGMDGTVEMNGTLIIDRTAWGIDSGSEKYFYRSGDAILGDVKLLMKIVAKK, from the coding sequence ATGAACTACTCCCGCGTATATGCTCTGTTCCTGACGTTTGTTTTTTGCACTTCCTGTGGGCAAAAAACAAACGTACCAAAAGACAACATAAAGTCCGAAATTAAAGATATAGGGCCTAACATAATGGTACGTAATATAAAAAAAGGCAGAAATGGCACCATTTTGATTGCTGGCCCCAACAACTCATCATTTGGTGATGTTTTTCGATATGACCCTTCCAGGGCCGGGGAAAAATCGTTTACTAATCTTACAAGCAAACTAGGTCAGCACATATTCTGGGATGCCCTGGAAGATCGACGAGGAAATAGTTGGTTCACTACCACTGATTCAGGGGTTTATTATGACAACGGGAAATCCATACAACATTTTACTACCACGGAGGGGCTTGCTAATAATCGAGTTACGTCTGTTTATGAAGATAGAGTCGGTATTATTTGGTTCGGCACTGCAGGTGGAGTAAGCCGTTACGATGGGAGATCATTTCGAAATTTTACCTCTCCGAACGCCCCGCTTTTTTTTAAGGACAGAAATTGGAATAATGATATTCATACAATCATTGAAGATAGAGCAGGGAAATTGTGGGTGGGCACAAGGGGCGACGCCTTTGTGTATGACGGGAAAAAATTTACCACGTTAACCCATAAAGGCGAACCCTTTCTCGACGTTTGGGCTATAATGGAAGATCGAAAAGGGACTATTTGGCTCAGCGGTTATAATGGCTTTAAAGTAGGCAGGACCGGTGGCCTCTATCGCTATGACGGCAGTAGCTTTACTAAGGTATCGGAGCGAGGGGCTTATGCTATAATCCAGGATAAAAAAGGGAACATCTGGACTACTGGCCCAGTAAATCCTGCTAATTGGACGGTTCAGGCACTGTCCCGGTATGATGCTACGTCCTTATATAGTAATAATCCTACTATAACCGAAATTAGGTCAGGAAGGACTTTTCTGGGTCTTTTGGAAGCGAACGATGGCAGTATTTGGTTTGGCGATGCGACCGGCGTGTATCGCTACGATGGAAAGACCATCACAGACTTTTATAATAAAGAGGGACAGAAAAAATATAGCATCGATACGAAGCAAAGTGTTATAGTCTGGAAAGGTTCTAGGCTACTTGGTGGATGGGAAGGTACTACGTTTCTGGGTGATGGTACCAGTACAGGGGATGTCGATATAGTAAAAGGACACTTGTTGATCGACAACCGTCATCTGGTGGGCGGTGCAGTTGAAGTTGACATGAATACAATTGAAAAATTTGATGATCAGCCTTTACGCAATAAATTACCTCCATTTTTTGATGTCAAAAAATTCCCTGTTTCTACATTCACAATTACGAAGGTTGAAACAGGGAATGATGGAAATACAAAAGTTCCGACAGATGGAAGTATAAAAGTTACAACGGATGGAAATATAAAAGTTACAGGGAACCTGACTATTGAAGGTATCACGAAGGCCGTTACTTTTCCAGTCAAAATGAATTTTAAGGACGGAATGGACGGAACTGTCGAGATGAATGGCACACTGATCATTGATCGAACAGCTTGGGGTATCGACTCTGGGTCAGAGAAGTACTTTTATCGGTCTGGTGATGCAATTTTGGGCGACGTTAAACTCCTTATGAAAATCGTAGCGAAAAAATAA
- a CDS encoding uroporphyrinogen decarboxylase/cobalamine-independent methonine synthase family protein: MNISFWKHHPLADQSGRQLAEKTIDFQHKFNLNIVKLTPAGTWLAVCYGLQDAWRGDGLGRREIMRPLINHPDDWQTLVDFRRGIPRMLNEQLLAAQLTRSACSDSPVYATVFSPISQAIQLAGIDQVLDHWQHYPVQLMAGLRQLTKNLCFVLEEFNKLAIQGVYYVVQHARTGGLPVARHRQLSEFSDRLCLESAAQLFADVIVHLHGQNSYFPIDPCPSALRLHYTARLDGIPVSLKNLPPHQSLLPGLPTDVLIRCQTLDMAWQALACYYPLEETANLPHLMGECVLPLNFSATQIELWKQVAKLPR, encoded by the coding sequence TTGAACATTTCTTTCTGGAAACATCATCCCCTTGCTGACCAATCGGGTCGTCAGCTAGCTGAGAAAACCATTGATTTTCAGCACAAATTCAACCTTAACATCGTTAAATTAACCCCTGCTGGAACATGGCTAGCCGTCTGCTACGGTCTGCAAGATGCCTGGCGGGGCGATGGGCTTGGTCGCCGGGAAATAATGCGGCCCTTAATCAATCACCCTGACGATTGGCAGACACTGGTCGACTTTCGACGGGGTATCCCTCGTATGCTGAACGAGCAATTACTGGCGGCACAGCTCACCCGGTCCGCCTGTTCAGACAGTCCTGTCTATGCAACCGTTTTTAGTCCCATTTCACAGGCAATACAACTCGCCGGTATAGACCAGGTTCTGGATCATTGGCAGCATTACCCGGTTCAACTGATGGCCGGCCTGAGGCAGTTAACCAAGAATTTATGCTTTGTACTAGAAGAATTCAATAAACTGGCTATACAGGGAGTTTATTATGTGGTTCAGCATGCCCGTACCGGTGGGTTGCCGGTGGCCCGACACAGGCAGTTAAGTGAGTTCAGTGACAGGCTTTGTCTGGAAAGTGCTGCCCAGTTATTCGCCGACGTAATTGTTCATCTGCACGGTCAGAATAGTTACTTCCCGATCGACCCCTGCCCATCAGCTCTTCGTCTTCATTATACGGCCCGCCTGGATGGGATACCTGTCAGTTTGAAGAATCTCCCACCCCATCAGTCTCTTTTGCCCGGCCTTCCTACCGATGTACTTATCCGTTGCCAGACTCTGGACATGGCCTGGCAGGCGCTGGCGTGCTATTATCCTCTGGAAGAAACGGCAAACTTACCTCACCTAATGGGCGAGTGCGTTCTGCCCCTGAATTTTTCAGCCACCCAAATCGAGTTATGGAAACAAGTCGCCAAACTACCCCGCTGA
- a CDS encoding nitrite/sulfite reductase yields MSILFSDNVSTVARRDILDLQQKISSFQQGDIADEAFRKFRLTRGVYGQRQPGVQMIRIKLPHGRITADQLVRIADLSDKYATGNLHATTRQDIQLHFVKLADSPQLWADLEDAGITLKEACGNTVRNVTGSARAGVDPEEPFDITPYAYTIFDYFLRNPICQDMGRKFKISVSSSEKDSAYGYMHDVGLIARIQDGKRGFKVMLGGGLGAQPFPAQTAFEFLEEDRIIPFIEGVIRVFDRYGERQKRHKARMKYLLNDIGLDELLRRIEDETPALRVKSFAVDAHAGNALFAPEPAPRLDAPVPSTIPNNAQFERWLKTNVFEQKQTGWYAVQLRVLLGDMHSDTARSLATIVKTYAADDIRVTVNQGYLLRFIKPEDLPAVFEALNSLGLAEPGFDTTADITTCPGTDTCNLAISSSYGITRALETMMTEEFPELIYNNDIKIKISGCMNGCGQHSVANIGYHGSSLKNGAYVLPALQVLLGGGFNGKGEGLIADKVLKIPAKRGPHSLRALLQDYEANAFEGEYYSDYYARQGKNYFYQLLKPLADLKTLVDSDYIDWDHTEQYVTEVGIGECASVLIDLVATTLTEASEKLGWAREALTESRWADALYHGYNVFITGAKAALMSRDVPTNTQHGIVSDFDKTFLGESDFHQEEGEFKTLVFSINKQEPSESFANRFIAQAEAFLQAIQSYRETQIELEGAPELQELTQAQDS; encoded by the coding sequence ATGTCTATCTTATTCTCCGACAATGTAAGTACCGTCGCCCGGCGCGACATTCTGGATCTCCAGCAGAAGATCAGCTCATTCCAGCAGGGTGATATAGCGGATGAAGCGTTTCGCAAATTCCGACTGACCCGCGGGGTGTATGGGCAACGGCAGCCGGGGGTTCAAATGATCCGGATCAAACTACCTCACGGTCGCATAACGGCCGATCAGTTGGTTCGGATTGCCGATCTGTCGGATAAATACGCAACGGGAAATCTCCACGCGACCACCCGACAGGATATTCAACTCCATTTTGTCAAACTGGCCGACTCACCTCAGCTCTGGGCCGATCTGGAAGATGCAGGCATCACACTGAAGGAAGCCTGTGGCAATACTGTTCGGAATGTAACCGGCTCAGCCAGAGCGGGTGTCGACCCTGAAGAGCCATTCGATATTACGCCTTACGCCTATACTATTTTCGATTATTTTCTGCGGAATCCGATCTGTCAGGATATGGGTCGAAAATTCAAGATTTCGGTCTCTTCAAGCGAAAAGGATTCGGCCTATGGATACATGCACGATGTGGGCCTGATTGCCCGTATCCAGGATGGAAAACGGGGCTTTAAGGTCATGCTGGGTGGAGGGCTGGGGGCTCAGCCTTTCCCGGCTCAAACGGCTTTTGAGTTTCTGGAAGAAGATCGGATAATCCCGTTCATCGAAGGTGTGATTCGGGTATTCGATCGCTATGGAGAGCGGCAGAAACGCCACAAAGCGCGGATGAAATATCTCCTGAACGACATTGGACTGGACGAATTACTTCGTCGCATCGAGGACGAAACCCCGGCTCTCCGGGTTAAATCCTTTGCTGTGGATGCCCATGCTGGCAATGCGCTGTTTGCTCCTGAGCCCGCCCCTCGATTAGATGCCCCCGTCCCGAGCACAATACCCAATAACGCCCAATTTGAGCGTTGGCTGAAAACGAATGTATTCGAGCAAAAGCAGACTGGCTGGTATGCGGTTCAACTACGGGTTTTGCTGGGCGATATGCATTCAGATACAGCCCGGTCACTGGCAACTATCGTTAAAACTTACGCTGCCGACGATATCCGGGTTACAGTCAACCAGGGCTATCTGCTTCGGTTCATTAAGCCGGAAGACTTACCGGCGGTCTTTGAGGCCTTGAACAGCCTCGGTCTGGCTGAGCCCGGTTTTGACACAACGGCCGACATTACTACCTGCCCCGGTACGGATACCTGTAACCTGGCCATTTCCAGTAGTTATGGGATTACCCGAGCCCTGGAAACGATGATGACCGAAGAATTTCCTGAGCTGATCTATAACAACGACATCAAAATTAAGATTTCGGGTTGTATGAATGGCTGTGGGCAACACTCGGTAGCCAATATTGGGTATCACGGTTCATCGCTGAAAAATGGCGCCTACGTGTTACCCGCTTTGCAGGTGTTGCTGGGCGGTGGTTTTAACGGGAAAGGAGAAGGTCTGATTGCTGACAAGGTGCTCAAAATTCCGGCCAAACGTGGTCCGCACTCGTTACGGGCATTGCTACAGGATTATGAAGCCAACGCCTTTGAGGGAGAATATTACAGCGATTATTATGCCCGGCAAGGCAAAAATTATTTTTACCAGCTCTTAAAACCCCTGGCCGATCTGAAAACGCTGGTGGATAGTGATTACATCGACTGGGATCATACCGAACAATACGTTACAGAAGTAGGAATTGGCGAATGTGCCAGTGTCCTGATCGATCTGGTAGCGACTACGTTGACCGAAGCATCTGAAAAATTAGGCTGGGCGCGGGAGGCTCTGACCGAAAGTCGCTGGGCCGATGCACTTTATCATGGGTACAACGTATTCATTACCGGGGCAAAAGCCGCGCTGATGAGCCGTGATGTTCCCACCAATACCCAGCACGGTATTGTCAGTGATTTCGATAAAACGTTTTTGGGAGAATCCGATTTCCATCAGGAGGAAGGTGAATTCAAAACGCTGGTGTTCAGCATCAACAAACAGGAGCCTTCCGAATCTTTTGCTAATCGATTTATTGCCCAGGCTGAAGCGTTTCTGCAAGCCATACAGTCCTACCGCGAAACTCAGATCGAACTCGAAGGCGCTCCTGAATTGCAGGAGTTAACCCAGGCACAGGATAGCTAA
- the cobA gene encoding uroporphyrinogen-III C-methyltransferase has translation MKLTLVGAGPGDPDLITVKGIKALRQADVVMYDALVHPDLLDYCRPDALKVYVGKRRGAYSCMQEDINPLIVHYARQYGHVVRLKGGDSFVFGRGYEEIEYARQHGIDTEAIPGLSSSYAVPASAGVPLTTRGLSESFWVVTGTTKDGQFSADLRLAAQSTATVVVLMGMHKLAQIMAVFADCGQSDTPVAIIQNGTLPEQQVVIGRVSDIVQKTEESGVGNPAIIVVGEVAKLAISDLLALSQTSDQDNP, from the coding sequence ATGAAATTAACACTCGTGGGGGCCGGTCCGGGCGACCCGGATTTGATAACGGTGAAAGGAATTAAGGCGTTGCGTCAGGCCGATGTGGTCATGTACGACGCGCTCGTTCACCCGGATTTGCTGGATTATTGCCGACCCGACGCGCTTAAGGTGTATGTGGGCAAACGCCGGGGTGCCTACTCCTGCATGCAGGAAGATATTAACCCGCTGATTGTCCATTATGCCCGGCAGTATGGGCATGTGGTACGGCTTAAAGGGGGCGACTCGTTTGTATTTGGGCGGGGCTATGAAGAAATCGAGTACGCCCGACAGCATGGTATTGACACTGAGGCTATACCTGGTCTTTCCAGTAGCTACGCCGTGCCGGCCTCAGCCGGTGTCCCGTTGACAACACGGGGGCTTTCTGAAAGCTTCTGGGTCGTTACGGGTACAACGAAAGATGGGCAATTTTCAGCCGATCTGCGATTGGCCGCCCAGTCAACGGCTACGGTAGTGGTATTAATGGGGATGCACAAATTGGCCCAGATCATGGCCGTTTTTGCCGACTGTGGTCAATCCGATACGCCTGTGGCGATTATTCAGAATGGCACCCTCCCCGAACAGCAGGTGGTGATTGGACGCGTATCGGATATTGTTCAGAAGACCGAAGAATCGGGGGTTGGTAATCCTGCCATTATCGTGGTAGGCGAAGTAGCCAAACTGGCCATTTCGGACCTGTTGGCTCTTTCCCAGACATCCGACCAGGATAATCCGTAA
- a CDS encoding FkbM family methyltransferase gives MGKVATAVKAVFSSFGVFLARKYPDQVNGLKLEDDLRHLIGQPNPLCFDVGANQGQTIQLLQQCLTNPVIHAFEPASATFNGLASQSYGPRVSLHQIAFGEQPGTAEFRNYEQSELSSFLAVNPDKTENIFFGEQVASIESVKVDTLDGFCAAQGIDRIDLLKIDTQGFELPVLRGATNLLIRKRIGAILLELNFAPIYEGQSDPLAILQLLRGYDMRLVDYYEKERMTGRELSWTSALFVLPATN, from the coding sequence ATGGGTAAAGTGGCAACGGCGGTAAAGGCCGTCTTTTCGTCGTTTGGGGTGTTTCTGGCCCGTAAATACCCGGATCAGGTTAATGGTCTGAAACTGGAAGATGATTTGCGTCACCTTATTGGTCAACCGAATCCACTTTGTTTTGATGTGGGAGCCAATCAGGGCCAGACCATTCAGCTCTTGCAACAGTGCCTGACCAATCCGGTGATTCATGCCTTTGAACCGGCTTCAGCTACCTTCAACGGATTAGCCAGTCAATCTTATGGGCCAAGGGTATCGCTGCATCAGATTGCCTTTGGTGAACAGCCCGGAACGGCAGAGTTTCGGAATTATGAACAGTCGGAACTCAGTTCATTTCTGGCCGTTAACCCGGATAAAACCGAAAATATTTTCTTTGGTGAACAGGTTGCCTCCATAGAGTCGGTTAAAGTCGATACGCTCGACGGCTTCTGTGCTGCTCAGGGAATTGACAGAATAGACCTGTTAAAGATTGATACGCAGGGATTTGAACTCCCTGTTTTGCGTGGAGCAACCAATTTACTAATTCGGAAACGAATCGGCGCCATCTTGCTGGAACTGAATTTTGCACCCATCTATGAAGGGCAGTCCGATCCTCTGGCTATTCTCCAGCTACTTCGAGGGTACGATATGCGACTGGTCGATTACTACGAGAAAGAACGCATGACAGGCCGCGAACTTTCCTGGACATCTGCTCTGTTTGTATTACCTGCCACAAACTAA